A stretch of the Luteimonas sp. JM171 genome encodes the following:
- the pmbA gene encoding metalloprotease PmbA: MTPRNCDTGADDSGRRLESLSALSSRLLELCSKAGADQAEVSCSEERGLNVGVRMGEVETVEATRDRGIAVTVYFGQCKGSASTADLREDSLAATVEQACAIARFTSPDPAAGLADAARMATHPLELDTWHPWELDADRAVELALACEAAGRDADPRIANSDGASVGTGASLGVYANSHGFVGASRDTVHSISCALIAGRGEQMQRQGWYTAGLAADDLEPAAAVGRKAAARTVARLDPRPLSTGRYPVLFDAPVARTLIGHLLAAVSGGAQYRQASFLLGAVGERLFPGWFRVRERPHLVRGLRSAWFDAEGVATRDSALVEDGVLSRYVLGSYSARRLGLESTGNAGGVRNVEVAANAGGQDALLRTMGTGLLVTDLMGQGVNPVTGDYSRGASGFWVEGGAIAWPVEGITIAGNLRSMFQAIEAVGSDIDPRSHLRTGSILLDGMTVAGG; encoded by the coding sequence ATCACCCCACGCAACTGCGACACCGGCGCCGATGACAGCGGCCGGCGGCTGGAATCGCTTTCGGCGCTGTCCAGCCGCCTGCTGGAGCTGTGCAGCAAGGCCGGTGCCGACCAGGCCGAGGTCAGCTGCTCGGAGGAGCGGGGCCTGAACGTGGGCGTGCGCATGGGCGAGGTCGAGACCGTGGAGGCCACGCGCGACCGCGGCATCGCCGTCACCGTGTACTTCGGCCAGTGCAAGGGCAGCGCCAGCACCGCGGACCTGCGCGAAGACAGCCTGGCGGCAACGGTGGAGCAGGCCTGTGCGATCGCACGCTTCACCAGCCCCGATCCCGCCGCCGGCCTGGCCGATGCCGCGCGCATGGCCACGCATCCGCTGGAACTGGATACCTGGCATCCCTGGGAGCTGGACGCCGACCGCGCGGTGGAGCTTGCGCTCGCCTGCGAGGCCGCGGGACGCGATGCGGATCCGCGCATCGCCAACTCCGACGGCGCCTCGGTCGGCACCGGCGCCTCGCTGGGCGTGTATGCCAACAGCCATGGCTTCGTCGGGGCGTCGCGCGATACGGTCCACAGCATCTCCTGCGCGCTGATCGCAGGGCGCGGTGAACAGATGCAGCGGCAGGGCTGGTACACGGCAGGGCTGGCCGCCGACGACCTGGAACCGGCCGCCGCAGTCGGCCGCAAGGCCGCTGCGCGCACCGTCGCCCGGCTCGATCCGCGGCCGCTGTCCACCGGCCGGTACCCGGTGCTGTTCGATGCGCCCGTCGCGCGCACGCTGATCGGACACCTGCTGGCCGCGGTTTCCGGCGGCGCGCAATATCGGCAGGCGAGTTTCCTCCTGGGTGCCGTGGGCGAGCGGCTGTTCCCCGGATGGTTCCGGGTGCGGGAACGACCGCATCTGGTGCGCGGCCTGCGCTCGGCCTGGTTCGATGCCGAAGGCGTGGCCACCCGCGATTCGGCGCTGGTGGAGGACGGCGTGCTCAGCCGCTATGTGCTGGGGAGTTACTCCGCGCGCAGGCTGGGGCTGGAGAGCACGGGCAACGCCGGCGGCGTGCGCAACGTGGAGGTGGCTGCCAACGCCGGCGGCCAGGACGCGCTGCTGCGGACCATGGGCACCGGCCTGCTGGTGACCGATCTCATGGGGCAGGGCGTCAACCCGGTGACCGGCGACTACTCCCGCGGGGCGTCGGGGTTCTGGGTCGAAGGCGGCGCGATTGCCTGGCCCGTGGAGGGCATCACCATCGCCGGCAACCTGCGCTCGATGTTCCAGGCCATCGAGGCGGTGGGCAGCGACATCGACCCGCGTTCGCACCTGCGAACGGGTTCGATCCTGCTCGATGGCATGACCGTGGCCGGCGGCTAG
- a CDS encoding DUF4870 domain-containing protein, giving the protein MSEHDPITPPPTDSGPAAGGVSADQRQWALFAHLSALSGLLTGGLGAVLGPLIIWLVKRETMPFVDDQGKEALNFNITCFGISVILWVVGTILLVILIGFLFYLAAFAVGIYWLVMTIIAGIKANEGVAYRYPLTLRLVK; this is encoded by the coding sequence ATGTCCGAGCATGATCCAATCACGCCGCCGCCGACAGATTCCGGGCCAGCGGCAGGCGGCGTCAGCGCCGACCAGCGGCAGTGGGCCCTGTTTGCTCACCTGTCCGCCCTTTCAGGCCTGTTGACCGGTGGCCTGGGCGCCGTCCTTGGTCCGCTGATCATCTGGCTGGTGAAGCGCGAGACCATGCCGTTCGTGGACGACCAGGGCAAGGAGGCGCTGAACTTCAACATCACCTGCTTCGGGATCTCGGTGATCCTTTGGGTGGTGGGCACCATCCTGCTGGTCATCCTGATCGGTTTTCTCTTCTACCTGGCCGCGTTCGCGGTCGGCATCTACTGGCTGGTGATGACCATCATTGCCGGCATCAAGGCCAACGAGGGCGTTGCCTACCGGTACCCGCTCACCCTGCGCCTGGTGAAGTAG
- a CDS encoding farnesyl diphosphate synthase, with protein sequence MTDAPGAGGTGPLLDAWRRRTDAALEAALARANAPDPRLAEGMRHAVLLGGKRMRPLLVHAAGHACGAAPEAGDAPAVAIELVHAYSLVHDDLPAMDDDALRRGQPTVHVAFGEATAILVGDALQSLAFEVLACAPVDDARRVAMLRELASAAGAGGMCGGQALDVAATGNGAAFTVEALERLHALKTGALIRAAVRLGALAAGADEGTRGRLDSYANALGLAFQIRDDLLDVEGESATLGKTAGKDAAQDKATFPALIGVEASRARLRELAAAMDDALAPLGPRAAALARLGELAISRSY encoded by the coding sequence ATGACTGACGCTCCGGGGGCGGGCGGGACCGGCCCCCTGCTGGATGCCTGGCGGCGCCGTACCGATGCGGCGCTGGAAGCCGCGCTGGCACGGGCCAATGCGCCGGATCCCCGCCTGGCGGAGGGCATGCGCCACGCGGTGCTGCTCGGCGGCAAGCGCATGCGGCCGCTCCTGGTGCATGCGGCGGGACACGCGTGCGGGGCGGCGCCGGAAGCGGGCGACGCGCCAGCCGTGGCGATCGAACTGGTCCACGCCTACTCCCTGGTGCACGACGACCTGCCGGCGATGGACGATGACGCACTGCGGCGCGGTCAGCCCACGGTCCACGTGGCGTTCGGCGAGGCGACGGCGATCCTGGTCGGAGATGCGCTGCAATCGCTGGCGTTTGAGGTGCTCGCCTGCGCACCGGTGGACGACGCCCGCCGGGTGGCCATGCTTCGCGAACTGGCCTCGGCCGCGGGTGCCGGCGGGATGTGCGGGGGCCAGGCGCTGGACGTGGCGGCAACCGGCAACGGTGCGGCCTTCACCGTGGAGGCGCTTGAGCGCCTGCACGCGCTCAAGACCGGGGCCCTGATCCGGGCTGCGGTGCGCCTGGGAGCGCTGGCGGCGGGAGCCGACGAAGGCACCCGCGGGCGGCTGGACAGCTATGCCAATGCGCTTGGCCTTGCCTTCCAGATCCGCGACGACCTGCTGGATGTGGAAGGCGAAAGCGCGACCCTGGGCAAGACCGCGGGCAAGGACGCGGCCCAGGACAAGGCGACATTCCCCGCGCTGATCGGGGTGGAAGCCTCCCGCGCGCGGCTGCGGGAGCTCGCGGCAGCCATGGACGATGCGCTGGCGCCACTGGGCCCCCGGGCCGCGGCGCTCGCCCGCCTGGGCGAGCTGGCGATCAGCCGATCCTACTGA
- a CDS encoding exodeoxyribonuclease VII small subunit, with the protein MVKEQTPDPSPVADFEKSLEQLEALVDDMERGELSLEQSLAAYERGVGLYRRCQQALEQAELRVKLLSDPEKPDQAEPFPELGGND; encoded by the coding sequence ATGGTAAAAGAACAGACCCCGGACCCCTCCCCCGTCGCCGATTTCGAGAAGTCGCTGGAACAACTCGAGGCGCTTGTCGATGACATGGAACGCGGCGAGCTGAGCCTGGAGCAATCGCTGGCTGCGTACGAGCGCGGCGTGGGCCTGTACCGGCGCTGCCAGCAGGCGCTGGAGCAGGCCGAACTGCGGGTGAAGCTGCTGAGCGATCCGGAGAAACCCGACCAGGCCGAGCCGTTCCCGGAGCTGGGCGGGAATGACTGA
- a CDS encoding DUF6165 family protein, translating to MPEVQVPVSFGELLDKLAILQIKSERMQDPAKLANVRRELSALEKTWMAHPAASRDVARLRADLKAVNERLWEIEDDIRLKEKAGEFDDEFVRLARSVYFENDERARIKKEINLALGSEFVEEKSYEDYRGAEGA from the coding sequence ATGCCAGAAGTCCAGGTCCCCGTCTCCTTTGGCGAACTGCTCGACAAGCTCGCCATCCTGCAGATCAAGTCCGAACGGATGCAGGACCCGGCCAAGCTCGCCAATGTCCGCCGCGAGCTGAGCGCCCTGGAGAAGACCTGGATGGCGCACCCGGCCGCCAGCCGGGACGTCGCCCGCCTGCGGGCCGACCTCAAGGCCGTGAATGAGCGGCTGTGGGAGATCGAGGACGATATCCGCCTCAAGGAAAAGGCCGGGGAGTTCGACGATGAGTTCGTGCGCCTCGCCCGCAGCGTCTATTTCGAGAACGATGAGCGCGCCCGGATCAAGAAGGAGATCAACCTCGCGCTGGGCTCGGAGTTCGTCGAAGAGAAGTCGTACGAGGACTACCGCGGCGCGGAGGGTGCCTGA
- a CDS encoding glycosyltransferase family 9 protein, with translation MANPTPSRAASQPASICLLRLSALGDVTHVLPLVHTLQDAWPDTALTWVIGKAEQRLLEGLPGVEFIVYDKKTGLGGMRALRRSLDGRRFDALLQLQVAGRANLLSAFIPARRRIGYDRARSKDLHGLFINERIADRPGIHVLDAIGSFCEPLGLLRGKTVWNMPVPGEAHDWARAQWPDDGLRTLVISPCSSHERRNWYADRYAAVADHAASAGWRVVLCGGRSELERRTTDAIIAGMQAPAIDLVGKDTLKQLPALAARADLVMTPDSGPMHIANAMGTKVLGLHAASNPERSGPYSDRRYCVDRYDDAARRYLRRPAAELKWGTKIEFDGVMELVTVEDAIAAFECFRADHG, from the coding sequence ATGGCCAATCCCACGCCCTCCCGAGCCGCCTCCCAGCCGGCGTCGATCTGCCTGTTGCGCCTGTCCGCGCTGGGCGATGTCACCCACGTGCTGCCGCTGGTGCATACCTTGCAGGACGCATGGCCCGACACCGCGCTGACCTGGGTGATCGGCAAGGCCGAACAGCGCCTGCTCGAGGGCCTGCCGGGCGTGGAGTTCATCGTCTACGACAAGAAGACGGGCCTGGGCGGGATGCGTGCCCTGCGCCGCAGCCTGGATGGCCGCCGCTTCGACGCGCTGCTGCAGCTGCAGGTGGCGGGCCGCGCCAACCTGCTCTCGGCGTTCATTCCCGCGCGCCGGCGCATCGGCTACGACCGAGCCCGTTCGAAGGACCTGCACGGGCTGTTCATCAACGAACGCATTGCCGACCGCCCCGGCATCCACGTGCTGGACGCAATCGGCAGCTTCTGCGAACCGCTCGGGCTGCTGCGCGGCAAGACCGTGTGGAACATGCCGGTGCCTGGCGAAGCGCACGATTGGGCGCGCGCCCAGTGGCCCGACGACGGCCTGCGCACCCTGGTGATCTCGCCCTGCTCCAGCCACGAGCGCCGCAACTGGTACGCGGACCGCTATGCCGCGGTGGCCGACCATGCAGCGTCAGCGGGCTGGCGGGTGGTGCTGTGCGGCGGGCGCAGCGAACTCGAGCGCCGCACCACCGACGCCATCATCGCCGGCATGCAGGCACCGGCGATCGACCTGGTGGGCAAGGACACGCTCAAGCAATTGCCCGCGCTGGCGGCCCGCGCCGACCTGGTGATGACCCCGGACTCGGGTCCCATGCACATCGCCAATGCCATGGGGACGAAGGTCCTGGGCCTGCACGCGGCCAGCAACCCCGAGCGCAGCGGCCCCTACTCCGACCGCCGCTACTGCGTGGACCGCTACGACGACGCCGCGCGCCGCTATCTCAGGCGCCCGGCCGCCGAGCTGAAATGGGGCACCAAGATCGAGTTCGACGGGGTGATGGAGCTGGTGACCGTGGAAGACGCGATCGCCGCCTTTGAGTGCTTCCGCGCCGACCACGGCTGA
- a CDS encoding 3-deoxy-D-manno-octulosonic acid kinase, whose amino-acid sequence MVRFDASESLTPFRVAGGGYGSILCDAAIARQVGHEWFDPRHWGDAAQPVGSGGRGGAWFVDGQFGHAVLRHYLRGGLAARISRDLHLWRGSDRARSFVEFRLLRELRGDGLPVPAPVAACYLRRGAFYRAAILVERLCNVRSLAELAEAGGAPWREAGELIARCHRGGLDHVDLNAHNILFDAQGQGWVIDLDRCRKRLPETGWRSRNLARLERSLLKLRGRRPVDTVRAEFASLREAYDARWAKGY is encoded by the coding sequence ATGGTCCGGTTCGACGCCAGCGAAAGCCTGACGCCATTCCGCGTTGCAGGCGGCGGATATGGCTCGATTCTCTGCGATGCGGCGATCGCCCGGCAAGTCGGGCATGAGTGGTTCGACCCGCGGCACTGGGGCGATGCCGCGCAGCCGGTGGGCAGCGGCGGGCGCGGCGGGGCGTGGTTCGTGGACGGCCAGTTTGGCCACGCGGTGCTGCGCCATTACCTGCGCGGCGGGCTGGCGGCGCGGATCAGCCGCGACCTGCACCTGTGGCGGGGCAGCGACCGCGCGCGCAGTTTCGTGGAATTCCGCCTGCTGCGCGAGCTCCGCGGCGATGGCCTGCCGGTCCCGGCACCGGTCGCTGCCTGCTACCTGCGTCGCGGCGCCTTCTATCGTGCAGCCATCCTGGTGGAGCGACTGTGCAACGTGCGCAGCCTGGCGGAGCTGGCGGAGGCCGGCGGCGCGCCGTGGCGGGAGGCCGGCGAGCTGATCGCGCGCTGTCACCGCGGCGGCCTTGACCACGTGGACCTCAACGCACACAACATCCTGTTCGACGCCCAGGGGCAGGGCTGGGTGATCGACCTGGACCGCTGCCGCAAGCGCCTGCCGGAGACCGGCTGGCGTTCGCGCAACCTGGCCCGCCTGGAGCGCTCGCTGCTCAAGCTGCGCGGCCGCCGCCCGGTGGACACCGTGCGCGCGGAGTTCGCCAGCCTGCGCGAGGCCTACGACGCCCGCTGGGCGAAGGGATACTGA
- a CDS encoding MBL fold metallo-hydrolase — protein MAWSLRFHGVGNAYAVDLGNSMATIERDGEPWLTIDCGSEGLTACLAHYGHPPRALFITHTHMDHVGGFERLFVHEYFKRKVPGRMPVYVPASVVPLLHQRVGDYPNALAEGGVNFWEAFQLIPVGDWFWHQGVRLETFAVRHHWPRTAFGLRLPGSLVWTGDTRPIGDLLKVYADAGEVVAHDCALQGNPSHAGLDELEREYPPELLERCVLYHYASPEEGEAMRRRGRRVALPGEVLTLPEPISGIMDGS, from the coding sequence ATGGCCTGGTCGCTTCGTTTCCACGGGGTGGGCAACGCCTACGCCGTCGATCTCGGCAACTCCATGGCAACCATCGAGCGCGACGGCGAGCCGTGGCTCACCATCGATTGCGGCAGCGAGGGCCTGACCGCCTGCCTGGCGCACTACGGCCATCCCCCGCGCGCGCTGTTCATCACCCACACCCACATGGACCACGTGGGCGGCTTTGAACGCCTGTTCGTGCATGAGTACTTCAAGCGCAAGGTGCCCGGGCGCATGCCGGTCTACGTGCCTGCGAGCGTGGTGCCGCTGCTGCACCAGCGCGTGGGCGACTACCCCAATGCGCTGGCCGAGGGCGGGGTGAATTTCTGGGAAGCGTTCCAGCTCATTCCCGTCGGCGACTGGTTCTGGCACCAGGGGGTGCGGCTGGAAACCTTCGCGGTGCGCCACCACTGGCCGCGCACGGCGTTCGGGCTGCGCCTGCCGGGCAGCCTGGTGTGGACCGGGGACACGCGGCCCATCGGCGACCTGCTGAAGGTCTACGCGGATGCCGGTGAGGTCGTCGCCCACGATTGCGCGCTGCAGGGCAACCCCTCCCACGCGGGGCTGGACGAGCTGGAGCGGGAATACCCGCCCGAACTGCTGGAACGCTGCGTCCTCTATCACTACGCCAGCCCGGAAGAGGGCGAGGCCATGCGCCGCCGCGGCCGCCGGGTGGCCCTGCCGGGGGAGGTCTTGACCTTGCCCGAGCCCATATCGGGCATCATGGACGGGTCATGA
- the moaA gene encoding GTP 3',8-cyclase MoaA, protein MSAAPAPAGTPLPLDRLGRPLRDLRLSVIEACNFRCDYCMPADRVPDDYGLDSASRLSFDEIETLVRGFARVGIRKLRITGGEPLLRRNLPELVARLVEVPGIEDLALTTNGGLLARQARALREAGLKRLTISLDALDPAVFHRLSGGRGDIDKVLEGVRAAEDAGFGSIKFNCVIQRGINDDQALPLAEHFRGTGHVLRFIEYMDVGTCNGWDRSRVVPSSELHARIHARWPLRALEPLQRGEVAERHAFEDGAGEIGFVSSVTAPFCSDCNRARVSADGHLYTCLFAAGGADLRPALAGGELALAEHVGNLWSRRADRYSEERGSARGSGRRVEMFLIGG, encoded by the coding sequence ATGAGTGCCGCCCCTGCCCCCGCCGGGACCCCGTTGCCGCTCGACCGTCTGGGCCGGCCGCTGCGCGACCTGCGGCTGTCGGTGATCGAGGCCTGCAATTTCCGCTGCGACTACTGCATGCCGGCCGACCGCGTGCCCGACGACTACGGGCTGGATTCGGCGTCGCGCCTGTCCTTCGACGAGATCGAAACGCTGGTGCGCGGGTTCGCCCGCGTGGGCATCCGCAAGCTGCGCATCACCGGCGGCGAGCCGCTGCTGCGCCGCAACCTGCCCGAGCTGGTGGCGCGGCTGGTGGAAGTGCCGGGCATCGAGGACCTGGCGCTGACCACCAACGGCGGCCTGCTTGCGCGCCAGGCACGCGCGCTGCGCGAGGCCGGCCTGAAGCGGCTCACCATCAGCCTGGATGCGCTGGACCCTGCCGTGTTCCACCGGCTCAGCGGTGGCCGTGGGGACATCGACAAGGTGCTCGAGGGCGTGCGCGCCGCCGAAGACGCGGGGTTCGGGTCGATCAAGTTCAACTGCGTCATCCAGCGCGGCATCAACGATGACCAGGCCCTGCCCCTGGCGGAGCACTTCCGCGGCACCGGGCACGTGCTGCGCTTCATCGAATACATGGACGTGGGCACCTGCAACGGCTGGGATCGCTCGCGGGTGGTGCCGTCGTCGGAACTGCACGCGCGCATCCACGCCCGCTGGCCGCTGCGCGCGCTCGAGCCGCTGCAGCGCGGCGAGGTGGCCGAGCGCCACGCGTTCGAGGACGGGGCCGGGGAGATCGGTTTCGTCAGCTCCGTCACCGCGCCGTTCTGTTCGGACTGCAACCGCGCCCGGGTGTCGGCCGATGGCCATCTGTATACCTGCCTGTTCGCCGCGGGGGGCGCGGACCTCAGGCCGGCCCTGGCCGGCGGGGAGCTGGCCCTGGCCGAACACGTCGGCAACCTGTGGTCGCGCCGCGCCGACCGCTACAGTGAAGAGCGCGGCAGCGCCCGGGGCTCGGGCCGCCGGGTCGAAATGTTCCTGATTGGTGGTTGA
- the moaC gene encoding cyclic pyranopterin monophosphate synthase MoaC: MTSSAAPGASGLTHIDASGRPTMVDVSGKAVTAREAVAECLVEFPPEVAAQLRESGLRSAKGGIVDTAIVAGTMAVKRTHELIPFCHPLPIDGVRLGIDWCGENALLVECTVRTTHRTGVEMEALTGATVAALTIYDMCKALSHAIVLGPAKLAGKRGGKRDFGKAAVAGGKE, encoded by the coding sequence ATGACGTCCAGTGCTGCGCCCGGCGCGTCCGGGCTGACCCATATCGATGCTTCCGGCCGGCCGACCATGGTCGACGTGTCCGGCAAGGCGGTGACCGCCCGCGAGGCCGTGGCCGAGTGCCTGGTGGAGTTCCCGCCCGAAGTTGCCGCGCAGCTGCGCGAGAGCGGGCTGCGCAGCGCCAAGGGCGGCATCGTGGATACCGCGATCGTGGCCGGCACCATGGCCGTCAAGCGCACCCATGAGCTGATCCCGTTCTGCCACCCGCTGCCAATCGACGGCGTGCGCCTTGGCATCGACTGGTGCGGGGAGAATGCGCTGCTGGTGGAATGCACCGTGCGCACCACCCACCGCACCGGCGTGGAGATGGAAGCGCTCACCGGCGCCACCGTGGCAGCGCTGACGATCTACGACATGTGCAAGGCGCTCTCGCACGCGATCGTGCTCGGCCCGGCGAAGCTCGCCGGCAAGCGCGGCGGGAAGCGCGACTTTGGCAAGGCCGCCGTGGCCGGAGGGAAGGAGTGA
- the moaD gene encoding molybdopterin converting factor subunit 1: MTSLTVLYFASLRDAAGHERESLRSDAADLRGLYAQLRDRHGFALEPDRLRVAVDGAFARWDDALRDGSEVAFIPPVSGG, from the coding sequence GTGACCAGCTTGACCGTGCTGTATTTCGCCAGCCTGCGCGACGCCGCGGGCCACGAGCGGGAAAGCCTCCGCAGCGATGCGGCGGATCTGCGCGGGCTGTATGCGCAGCTGCGCGACCGCCATGGCTTCGCGCTCGAGCCGGATCGGCTGCGGGTGGCCGTGGACGGCGCCTTTGCGCGCTGGGACGATGCGCTGCGCGATGGCTCGGAGGTCGCGTTCATCCCCCCGGTCAGCGGTGGCTGA
- a CDS encoding molybdenum cofactor biosynthesis protein MoaE gives MKRFRIAAQPFDTAPLRERLLRDEAGACNIFEGWVRNHNEGRPVHGLRYESYVELAESEGERILAEAVERFSLGEAACVHRIGELEIGDLAVWVGVSAGHRDMAFSACRWIIDEVKARVPIWKHERYADGDAGWLHPDEGAPGGDASTGRKGGSPAG, from the coding sequence ATGAAGCGATTCCGCATTGCCGCCCAGCCGTTCGACACCGCGCCCCTGCGCGAGCGCCTGCTGCGCGACGAGGCCGGCGCCTGCAACATCTTCGAGGGCTGGGTGCGCAACCACAACGAGGGCCGGCCGGTGCACGGGCTGCGTTACGAGTCCTACGTGGAACTGGCCGAGTCGGAGGGCGAGCGGATCCTGGCCGAAGCGGTCGAGCGGTTCTCGCTGGGCGAGGCGGCCTGCGTGCACCGCATTGGCGAGCTGGAGATCGGCGACCTTGCGGTGTGGGTGGGCGTCTCCGCGGGACACCGCGACATGGCGTTTTCCGCCTGCCGCTGGATCATCGACGAGGTCAAGGCGCGGGTGCCGATCTGGAAGCACGAGCGTTACGCCGACGGCGACGCCGGCTGGCTGCATCCCGACGAAGGGGCGCCCGGCGGCGACGCATCCACGGGGCGGAAGGGTGGCAGCCCTGCCGGCTGA
- the dnaX gene encoding DNA polymerase III subunit gamma/tau: protein MSYLVLARKWRPRRFAELVGQEHVVRALSNALDSGRVHHALLFTGTRGVGKTTIARIFAKSLNCEHGTSAEPCGECSACRDIDAGRFVDLLEIDAASNTGVDDVRELIDNAQYMPSRGRIKVYLIDEVHMLTRNAFNALLKTLEEPPEHVKFLLATTDPQKLPVTVLSRCLQFNLKRLDLAQIEGQISRILEAEGIPSEPGAVRQLAKAADGSLRDGLSLLDQAIAYTGGRLDDAGVATMLGTVDRTRVGALLDALAAGDGERLLAEVETLAGFSPDWGSVLDALAEALHRIQVRQLVPGMARDADPDGVDVDGLARAVRAELVQLWYQMALTARRDLPLAPSARAGFEMGVLRMLAFRPAGGGAVEAAGAGGGGRSAAEAARAALESGAGGAPVAASPGRRASPAPRAEGGTPRGAPPADVPGVPAPEPAVARPAPDVSSQPPRDPAPGRLAQSPATGTEPAAAPAPAPAGATDIDAARWPDLVTGLGLRGPVRELAAHTAFVAYANGVLELSLPPSDDHLKAPFLIQQLAEALSSHFGAAPTIRFSASAPAKAETLHQRNERKRDARQREAESAFLADPDVQRLLSRPGASVVPDSIRPFDDN from the coding sequence ATGTCCTATCTCGTCCTCGCCCGGAAGTGGCGCCCCCGCCGTTTTGCCGAACTGGTCGGCCAGGAACACGTGGTCCGCGCGCTCAGCAACGCGCTCGACAGCGGCCGCGTGCACCATGCGCTGCTGTTCACGGGCACCCGTGGCGTGGGCAAGACCACCATTGCGCGGATCTTCGCCAAGAGCCTGAACTGCGAGCATGGCACCTCCGCGGAGCCGTGCGGGGAGTGCAGCGCCTGCCGCGACATCGACGCCGGCCGCTTCGTCGACCTGCTGGAGATCGACGCGGCCAGCAACACGGGCGTGGACGATGTGCGCGAGCTGATCGACAACGCCCAGTACATGCCGTCGCGCGGGCGCATCAAGGTGTACCTCATCGACGAGGTGCACATGCTCACCAGGAATGCGTTCAACGCGCTGCTCAAGACCCTGGAGGAGCCGCCGGAGCACGTGAAATTCCTCCTGGCCACCACCGACCCGCAGAAGCTGCCGGTGACGGTGCTCTCGCGCTGCCTGCAGTTCAACCTCAAGCGCCTGGACCTTGCCCAGATCGAGGGCCAGATCTCCAGGATCCTGGAGGCCGAGGGCATCCCGTCCGAGCCCGGCGCCGTCCGCCAGCTCGCCAAGGCCGCCGACGGCAGCCTGCGCGATGGCCTGTCGCTGCTGGACCAGGCGATCGCCTATACCGGCGGGAGGCTGGACGACGCGGGCGTTGCAACGATGCTGGGCACGGTCGATCGCACCCGCGTGGGCGCGCTGCTGGATGCGCTGGCGGCGGGCGATGGCGAGCGCCTGCTGGCGGAGGTCGAGACCCTGGCTGGTTTCTCCCCGGACTGGGGCAGCGTGCTGGACGCGCTGGCCGAGGCGCTGCACCGGATCCAGGTGCGGCAGCTGGTGCCCGGCATGGCGCGGGACGCCGACCCCGATGGCGTGGACGTTGACGGGTTGGCGCGGGCGGTGCGGGCGGAGCTGGTGCAGCTCTGGTACCAGATGGCGCTCACGGCCCGCCGCGACCTGCCGCTGGCGCCAAGTGCCCGCGCGGGGTTCGAGATGGGCGTGCTGCGGATGCTGGCGTTCCGGCCCGCGGGCGGTGGCGCCGTGGAAGCGGCGGGCGCCGGGGGCGGAGGACGCTCGGCCGCGGAAGCCGCGCGGGCGGCACTGGAATCCGGCGCAGGTGGCGCCCCGGTTGCCGCATCGCCAGGCCGGCGCGCTTCACCTGCGCCCCGGGCGGAAGGCGGAACTCCGCGAGGTGCACCTCCTGCCGACGTCCCGGGCGTCCCGGCTCCGGAACCGGCCGTTGCCCGCCCGGCGCCGGACGTTTCCAGCCAGCCTCCACGGGACCCCGCTCCGGGCAGGCTGGCGCAGTCGCCTGCGACAGGCACGGAACCAGCTGCGGCGCCTGCGCCTGCGCCGGCGGGCGCAACGGACATCGATGCCGCGCGCTGGCCGGATCTCGTCACCGGCCTCGGGTTGCGCGGCCCGGTCCGCGAGCTGGCCGCGCACACCGCGTTCGTGGCCTACGCCAACGGCGTGCTGGAGCTGTCGCTGCCGCCTTCCGACGATCACCTGAAGGCGCCGTTCCTGATCCAGCAGCTGGCCGAGGCGCTGTCTTCCCATTTTGGCGCCGCGCCGACGATCCGCTTCTCCGCTTCGGCGCCCGCGAAAGCCGAGACCCTGCACCAGCGCAACGAGCGCAAGCGCGACGCGCGCCAGCGCGAAGCCGAAAGCGCGTTCCTGGCCGACCCCGACGTCCAGCGGCTGCTGTCGCGCCCCGGCGCCAGCGTGGTGCCGGACTCGATCCGGCCCTTCGACGACAACTGA
- a CDS encoding YbaB/EbfC family nucleoid-associated protein, with protein MRGNIAQLMQQAQKMQEGMQRAQEELANLEVNGSSGGGMVEVTLSGRMECRKVRIDPSVLSDPEMAEDLLAAAFNDAVNKVNAQSAEKMAAATAGMNLPPGMKMPF; from the coding sequence ATGCGTGGAAACATTGCCCAGCTGATGCAGCAGGCCCAGAAGATGCAGGAGGGCATGCAGCGTGCCCAGGAAGAGCTGGCGAATCTTGAAGTCAACGGCAGCTCCGGCGGCGGCATGGTCGAGGTGACCCTGTCCGGGCGCATGGAGTGCCGCAAGGTGCGGATCGACCCCAGCGTCCTGTCCGACCCGGAGATGGCAGAGGACCTGCTGGCCGCCGCGTTCAACGATGCGGTCAACAAGGTCAACGCCCAGTCCGCGGAGAAGATGGCGGCTGCCACCGCCGGCATGAACCTGCCGCCCGGCATGAAGATGCCGTTCTGA